The Dermacentor albipictus isolate Rhodes 1998 colony chromosome 2, USDA_Dalb.pri_finalv2, whole genome shotgun sequence genome has a segment encoding these proteins:
- the LOC135904574 gene encoding uncharacterized protein — GVPLSQYRNSNAHWSGGVGKIQRKVNSWRGRNLSVFFRAEVCNVFLASRLMYVLQVLHCSRLRLQALHRVFATFIWSSNCEWMRRDNLFLPLERGGLGLVHLFVRQIVSRLFFFRDSDHPFLREMLQLRLVHYVPNIVVSSNVKDVPQAPWGFLKEVVDTFLFLKVRFSLEYVFTASRKAISAALVDSIFPDPLYRAPYLNRPYQDVLERVRKMCVPPGVKTFFFKLHSETLPVKTWLNSRGCFVPWSTNCRLCPRAETIDHCFIDCRDAVFFWDILQRTLKKDIDMTPYSIRFLPFKVTGGPPYDMFIVLGLYSLWRSRLCDRHAESPRTTKFFFRKSAAYVRSVYAVQEPPPDWMHLLDACVCLPEF; from the coding sequence ggtgtgcctctctcacagtatagaaatagcaatgctcattggtcgggaggagttggcaaaattcaacgtaaagtgaattcatggcgagggcgtaatttgtcagtgttctttcgtgctgaagtgtgtaacgttttcttagcttcgcgtcttatgtatgtgctccaagtactgcactgctcaagacttcgccttcaggcactgcatcgcgtatttgcaacattcatcTGGAGTTCGAACTGTGAATGGATGCGGCGCGATaatctgtttctcccccttgaacgtggtggtctaggattagtacacctcttcgtcaggcaaattgtttctcgcctgtttttctttcgagacagtgaccatccgttcttgcgtgaaatgttgcaactgcgtttagttcattatgttcctaacatagtagtgtcatcaaatgtcaaagatgtcccacaggctccttggggctttctcaaggaggttgttgatacatttcttttcttgaaagttagattcagcctggagtacgtgttcacagcgagtcgaaaagcaatttctgcggcactggttgactctattttcccagatcctttgtatcgtgcaccttatttaaatcgaccttatcaggatgtacttgaacgcgtccgaaaaatgtgtgtgcctcctggagtaaaaacatttttctttaaattacattcggaaacactccctgttaaaacttggttgaattcgaggggttgctttgtgccgtggtcaacaaactgtcggctctgtccacgtgccgaaaccatagatcactgtttcatagactgtagggacgctgtatttttttGGGATATTCTACAAAGGacgcttaaaaaggacattgacatgactccatactcaattaggtttctaccgtttaaggttacaggtggtcctccctatgacatgttcattgtacttggtttatatagcctgtggagaagtagactctgtgatcgccatgccgaaagcccgcgaactacaaaattcttttttcgtaaaagtgctgcgtatgtaagaagtgtgtacgctgtgcaggaacctccgccagactggatgcacttgttggatgcatgtgtgtgtttgcctgagttttaa